Within the Candidatus Hydrogenedentota bacterium genome, the region CCGAAAACGATCAGATTCAGGACTTGGCACACCCCTTGCTCCCCTATGCCCAGCATCGCAGCCGAGACCGCAGTTTCCTTTTCCAGGCCGGGTGCGCTACCCTGTTTCTGTTTGGTTCCTGTGAGATTGGCGGGTAGCGGAATCGTACCCTGCAGCACCATGGAAAGGGGAAAACACGTGAAAAAAGTTGAAGCCATCATCAAACCCTTCAAACTCGAAGAGGTCAAAGAGGCTCTTTCGGGAGTCGGCATTCAGGGGTTGACCGTCACGGAGGTCAAGGGTTTCGGCCGGCAAAAGGGCCACAAGGAACTGTACCGCGGCGCGGAATACGTCGTCGAGTTCCTGCCCAAAATCAAACTCGAGATTGTCATCAGCGACGACAAGCTCGAGGCCGTGATAGACGCCATCGTCAAGGCGGCGTCGACCGGCCGGATAGGCGACGGCAAGATCTTTGTCTCGCACGTGGAGGAAGCTATCCGCATTCGCACCGGCGAAGCGGGTGAAATAGCGATTGGGTAGATTGGTTGCAGACGTCAGCCGTCCTCAGCGATCCCGGGACGCGTCCCATCAACCGTTTGCAGCCAAGAGGTTGAGGGAGTCTCGCAGGAGTACGCACGGAGGACACGATGATTAAGGATTACAGCCCTGAAGACGTTATTGAACTGGTTGAGAAGGAGAAAGTGCAGTTCATTGACTTGCGGTTCATGGATTTCCCGGGCTTGATGCAGCACTTTCACGTTCCCTCCGCGGAGTTGACCGAGGAAACGTTCGAGGAAGGTCTTGGATTTGACGGTTCGAGTATTCGCGGGTGGCAGGCCATCAACGAGAGCGACATGCTGGTGATGCCGGATCCCACGACGGCGGTCCTGGACCCCTTCGCCGACATTCAATCCCTCATCCTGTACTGCAACATTCTGGACCCAATCACCAAAGAACGATACTCGCGGTGCCCGAGGTGTATCGCCCAAAAGGCCGAAGCATACATGCTCTCGACGGGCATCGCCGACACCGCCTGTTTCGGTCCGGAAGCCGAGTTTTTCATATTCGACAGTATCCGCTTCGATTACAACGCCCACATGGGGTTCTTCGAAGTGGACAGCTCGGAAGGCATCTGGAACAGCGGCGGGGATGAGATGCCCAACCTGGGCTACAAGCTTCGCCATAAAGAAGGCTACTTTCCCGTGCCGCCGGCGGATTCGCAGTCCAACCTGCGGAGCCAAATGGTCGCTACCATGCTCGCCTGCGGCCTCGACATCGAATGTCATCACCACGAAGTGGCCACTGCCGGCCAAGCTGAAATCGATCTGCGATACGATACGCTTTCCGCCATGGCCGACAAGGTGACCATGTACAAGTACATTATCAAGAACACCGCACGGCTGGCAGGCAAAACCGTGACCTTCATGCCCAAGCCGCTTTTCGGCGACAACGGGTCGGGCATGCATACCCACCAAAGCCTCTGGAAAGACGGCAAACCGCTTTTCGCGGGCAACAAGTACGCCGGGCTGACTCAGGAAGCGCTGTGGTACATCGGCGGCCTGCTGAGACACGCGCCGGCTCTGGTGGCCATTACGAACCCCACGACCAATTCCTACAAGCGCCTCGTTCCCGGCTACGAAGCGCCGGTCAACCTGGCCTACTCCAGCCGCAACCGGAGCGCCTGCATCCGCATACCCATGTATTCACCCAGCCCCAAGGCGAAACGCATCGAGTTTCGCGTGCCGGACCCGTCCTGCAACCCGTACCTGGCATTCACCGCCATGCTGATGGCCGGATTGGACGGCATCCAGAACAAGATCGACCCCGGCGAGCCGCTCGACAAAGACCTCTACGACCTGCCGCCGGAAGAGAAGGCCTTGGTGCCGCAGACGCCCGGCAGCCTCGAGGAAGCACTGAATGCGCTCGAGGCGGACCACGAATTCCTGCTCAAGGGCGACGTGTTTACCAACGATGTCGTGGAGACATGGGTGAGCTACAAGCGGAAACACGAAGCTGAGCAGGTCGCCCTGCGCCCGCACCCCTACGAATACTACCTCTACTACGACATCTGACAAATTCGTTGCCGCGAACAGACGAGCATGACGAAGGGGTGGCAGACGGCACTGTCATCCCCGCAAACCATCGAAGACAGCATACGCGCGAAAGAATGAGGAAGCATAAGCCCTCTTTCGCGTTAGACACAAGAATCGAGTGCGGCGCGGGCGCGAGACGGCGAAGGGTGTTATCGAGTGCGGACTA harbors:
- a CDS encoding P-II family nitrogen regulator, whose product is MKKVEAIIKPFKLEEVKEALSGVGIQGLTVTEVKGFGRQKGHKELYRGAEYVVEFLPKIKLEIVISDDKLEAVIDAIVKAASTGRIGDGKIFVSHVEEAIRIRTGEAGEIAIG
- the glnA gene encoding type I glutamate--ammonia ligase — translated: MIKDYSPEDVIELVEKEKVQFIDLRFMDFPGLMQHFHVPSAELTEETFEEGLGFDGSSIRGWQAINESDMLVMPDPTTAVLDPFADIQSLILYCNILDPITKERYSRCPRCIAQKAEAYMLSTGIADTACFGPEAEFFIFDSIRFDYNAHMGFFEVDSSEGIWNSGGDEMPNLGYKLRHKEGYFPVPPADSQSNLRSQMVATMLACGLDIECHHHEVATAGQAEIDLRYDTLSAMADKVTMYKYIIKNTARLAGKTVTFMPKPLFGDNGSGMHTHQSLWKDGKPLFAGNKYAGLTQEALWYIGGLLRHAPALVAITNPTTNSYKRLVPGYEAPVNLAYSSRNRSACIRIPMYSPSPKAKRIEFRVPDPSCNPYLAFTAMLMAGLDGIQNKIDPGEPLDKDLYDLPPEEKALVPQTPGSLEEALNALEADHEFLLKGDVFTNDVVETWVSYKRKHEAEQVALRPHPYEYYLYYDI